From the genome of Rhodothermales bacterium, one region includes:
- a CDS encoding DUF5060 domain-containing protein: MAPVPVWANVVTGELRVWHRVSVTFDGPQTNESAAQNPFTDYRLIVTFTHASSGASYAVPGFYAADGNAGETSATSGNKWRVHFTPDREGVWTYVASFRTGAFVAVDLAAGAGTATSFNGASGTFTVAASDKPETDFRRKGMLRYAGQHYYQFAGTGEYFIKVSPNTPENLLAFADFDGTYDTDCAGEGIDNTLHTFAPHAADWKTGDPVWKGSKGKGLIGGINYLSSVGVNNLYFLTYNLDAGDGCDVWPWTSHTERARFDVSKLDQWERVFSHMDARGLQLHVVLTERENAKALGPPGAADNNNLNDIRKLYYRELVARFGHHLAVQWNIGEENTNGDNLKIAFAEYIRAVDPYDHPITVHTSDSKSYTFYEAMLGDPNFEATSLQGDHLAYNELAQYYREQSEQAGRPWAVYGDEQSPNAGNTRADELRKGGLWGMLMGGGAGVEWFTTDDLTLEDWRSYDLLLEQMGHARAFFDTYLPFEDMEAANELTPATDDYVFALTGQRYVVYLPNGGASSITLAGATTTYSVSWYDPRNGGPLKNGTVTQVSGGGAVSIGAPPSPANTDWVALVEATSGGVGTGPVVVSVTAVDALAHEPGGGDNLGRFRFDRTGNLDAPLSITYSLGGSASLGVDYEPLPATIVIDAGKASKKVSVDAIDDLIVESDETVVLTISAHSGYSVDPGAASATITLVDNDSSTPSLLGDPSQNGSVSALDASLILQHVAGDVTLSGAAFVAGDVSGNGEISAYDASLILQYLVGIFPCFPADPTCATSGN; encoded by the coding sequence GTGGCCCCCGTTCCCGTGTGGGCGAACGTCGTCACGGGTGAGCTGCGTGTCTGGCACAGGGTATCGGTCACGTTCGACGGCCCGCAGACAAACGAGAGCGCGGCACAGAATCCGTTTACGGATTATCGGCTGATCGTGACCTTCACGCATGCGTCGAGCGGCGCCTCGTACGCCGTTCCCGGCTTTTACGCCGCCGACGGCAACGCCGGCGAGACGAGCGCGACGAGCGGAAACAAGTGGCGCGTCCATTTCACGCCGGACCGCGAAGGGGTATGGACCTACGTCGCCTCGTTTCGGACGGGCGCCTTCGTGGCCGTCGACCTCGCGGCCGGCGCCGGCACGGCGACCTCGTTCAACGGGGCGTCGGGCACGTTCACGGTGGCTGCATCGGACAAACCCGAAACCGACTTCCGGCGCAAGGGCATGTTGCGCTACGCGGGGCAGCATTATTATCAGTTCGCCGGCACCGGCGAATACTTCATCAAGGTCTCGCCCAATACGCCCGAAAACCTGCTCGCCTTTGCGGATTTCGACGGCACGTACGACACCGATTGCGCGGGGGAGGGCATCGATAACACCCTCCACACCTTCGCCCCGCACGCCGCCGACTGGAAGACCGGCGATCCGGTCTGGAAAGGGTCCAAAGGCAAGGGGCTCATTGGCGGGATCAACTACCTGAGCAGCGTCGGCGTCAACAACCTGTATTTCCTGACCTACAATCTCGACGCCGGCGACGGGTGCGACGTGTGGCCCTGGACGTCGCACACGGAGCGCGCCCGGTTCGATGTCAGCAAGCTCGACCAGTGGGAGCGCGTCTTTTCGCACATGGACGCCCGCGGGTTGCAGCTGCACGTCGTACTCACCGAGCGCGAAAACGCGAAGGCGCTCGGGCCTCCCGGCGCTGCCGACAACAACAACCTCAACGACATCCGCAAGCTCTACTACCGCGAACTCGTGGCCCGTTTCGGGCACCACCTGGCGGTGCAGTGGAATATCGGCGAGGAGAACACGAACGGCGACAACCTCAAGATCGCCTTCGCCGAATACATCCGGGCGGTGGACCCCTACGATCATCCGATCACGGTGCATACCTCGGACAGCAAATCCTACACGTTTTACGAGGCGATGCTCGGCGATCCGAACTTCGAGGCGACGTCGCTCCAGGGCGATCATCTCGCGTACAACGAACTCGCCCAGTATTACCGCGAGCAGAGCGAGCAGGCCGGCCGCCCCTGGGCCGTCTACGGCGACGAACAATCGCCCAACGCCGGCAACACGCGAGCCGACGAGCTGCGGAAGGGCGGGCTCTGGGGGATGCTGATGGGCGGCGGCGCCGGCGTCGAGTGGTTCACCACCGACGACCTGACGCTCGAGGACTGGCGCTCGTACGATCTGTTGCTCGAGCAGATGGGCCATGCCCGCGCTTTTTTCGATACCTATCTCCCGTTCGAGGACATGGAGGCGGCAAACGAGCTGACCCCCGCTACCGACGATTACGTCTTTGCCCTCACCGGCCAGCGGTACGTGGTCTATCTCCCGAACGGAGGAGCCTCCTCGATCACCCTCGCCGGCGCAACCACCACGTACTCGGTCTCCTGGTACGATCCCCGGAACGGCGGCCCGTTGAAGAACGGGACGGTCACGCAAGTGAGCGGCGGTGGCGCCGTCTCCATCGGCGCTCCGCCATCCCCGGCCAACACCGATTGGGTGGCGCTGGTTGAGGCGACGAGCGGCGGGGTGGGCACGGGTCCGGTCGTCGTCTCCGTCACGGCCGTCGACGCCCTGGCGCACGAGCCGGGAGGAGGCGACAACCTCGGGCGGTTCAGGTTCGACCGCACGGGCAACCTCGATGCGCCGCTGTCGATCACGTACAGTCTGGGGGGGAGCGCCAGCCTGGGTGTAGATTATGAGCCGCTCCCGGCTACTATCGTAATCGATGCCGGAAAAGCCTCCAAAAAAGTATCCGTGGATGCCATCGACGATTTGATCGTCGAGTCCGACGAAACCGTCGTGCTTACGATTTCGGCGCATTCAGGCTACTCGGTGGACCCCGGTGCGGCTAGTGCAACGATAACCCTTGTCGATAATGACAGTAGTACGCCGTCCCTTCTGGGCGACCCGTCCCAGAATGGCTCGGTTTCTGCATTGGACGCTTCGCTGATCTTGCAGCATGTAGCAGGCGACGTCACCCTCTCCGGCGCCGCTTTCGTGGCCGGCGACGTATCCGGCAACGGCGAGATCAGCGCGTACGATGCCTCCCTCATCCTGCAGTATCTGGTGGGAATCTTCCCCTGTTTCCCGGCAGACCCAACTTGTGCAACTTCAGGCAATTAA
- a CDS encoding MOSC domain-containing protein — protein sequence MPLRVTSLHRYPVKSAGAETLAEARVTFRGFAQDRRWMIVDSEGAFITQREQPRLLYVEVESDGGGAITFRVDGKPSCRVEPPGEDTARRSVVVWDDRVEAVDAGEEAARWLSDYLGAAFRLVHMPDSSRRAVDPRYGQAGDIVSFADGYPILLLTEGSLADLNGRLDQAIPMARFRPNIVVGGAEPYAEDGWREIRIGDVTLRVVKPCARCVMVTLDPVAGVFQKEPLRTLAGYRRDGNKVLFGQNLIPSNEGLIRAGDPVEVIR from the coding sequence ATGCCGCTCCGTGTCACCTCGCTGCATCGTTATCCCGTAAAATCCGCCGGCGCCGAAACGCTGGCCGAGGCGCGCGTGACCTTCCGGGGCTTCGCGCAGGACCGGCGCTGGATGATCGTGGACTCGGAGGGGGCGTTCATCACCCAGCGCGAGCAGCCCCGCCTCCTGTATGTCGAGGTGGAAAGCGACGGGGGCGGTGCGATCACGTTTCGGGTGGATGGAAAGCCCTCTTGCCGCGTCGAGCCGCCGGGCGAAGATACGGCGCGGCGCTCGGTGGTCGTCTGGGATGATCGCGTGGAGGCCGTCGACGCGGGAGAGGAGGCGGCGCGCTGGTTGTCCGACTACCTCGGCGCGGCGTTCCGGCTGGTCCATATGCCCGACTCGTCGCGCCGCGCGGTCGACCCGCGTTACGGGCAGGCCGGCGACATCGTCAGCTTTGCCGACGGTTACCCGATCCTGCTGCTGACGGAAGGCTCCCTCGCCGATCTCAACGGGCGGCTCGATCAAGCCATTCCGATGGCGCGGTTTCGGCCAAATATCGTGGTGGGAGGCGCGGAACCGTACGCCGAGGACGGATGGCGCGAGATTCGGATCGGCGATGTGACGTTGCGCGTGGTGAAGCCCTGTGCGCGGTGTGTGATGGTGACGCTGGATCCGGTGGCGGGCGTGTTTCAGAAGGAGCCGCTGCGGACCCTCGCCGGCTACCGTCGGGACGGCAACAAGGTGCTGTTCGGGCAAAACCTCATCCCGTCGAACGAAGGGCTGATTCGGGCCGGCGATCCCGTCGAAGTCATTCGCTGA
- the msrP gene encoding protein-methionine-sulfoxide reductase catalytic subunit MsrP, with protein sequence MANIILKPGWQIPEHLVTPQDVYNNRRHFLKQLGMGSIAMLATGGFTACANETATAGVQGGPLDTIPANAPRTGYPAGRNAAFTVEERPITDRIIASSYNNYYEFKSSGDLKDLWQDTADYKPFPMELEVTGLVEKKFKIDIAELIGEMPLEERVYRFRCVEAWAMTVPWTGFPLKKLIERCKPLSKATHVRFVSVARAKEMPGIPAAPWYTWPYYEGLRMDEAMNDLAFVATGLYGEPLPKQNGSPWRLATPWKYGYKGPKAFIKIEFVDRQPKTFWNDLQPMEYSFLSNVNPNVPHPRWSQATERMIGQNNRRVPTQLFNGYAEWVGDLYPEEPRE encoded by the coding sequence ATGGCAAATATTATTCTGAAACCCGGCTGGCAGATTCCCGAGCACCTCGTCACCCCGCAGGATGTCTACAACAACCGCCGGCACTTCCTCAAGCAGCTCGGCATGGGCTCGATTGCGATGCTGGCGACGGGCGGTTTCACGGCGTGTGCGAACGAGACCGCCACCGCCGGCGTGCAGGGGGGCCCGCTCGACACCATCCCGGCCAATGCGCCGCGCACCGGCTACCCCGCCGGCCGCAATGCCGCGTTCACCGTGGAGGAACGCCCGATCACCGATCGGATCATCGCTTCGTCGTACAACAATTATTACGAGTTCAAGAGTTCGGGCGACCTGAAGGATCTCTGGCAGGACACCGCGGACTACAAGCCCTTTCCGATGGAGTTGGAAGTCACGGGACTGGTCGAAAAGAAGTTCAAGATCGACATCGCGGAGCTGATCGGCGAGATGCCGCTCGAGGAGCGGGTGTATCGGTTCCGTTGCGTGGAAGCCTGGGCGATGACGGTGCCGTGGACGGGATTTCCGCTCAAGAAGCTGATCGAACGATGCAAGCCGCTCTCCAAAGCCACCCACGTGCGTTTCGTGAGCGTCGCACGCGCCAAGGAGATGCCCGGCATCCCCGCCGCGCCGTGGTACACGTGGCCCTATTACGAAGGGCTGCGGATGGACGAAGCCATGAACGATCTGGCCTTTGTGGCGACCGGCCTCTACGGCGAGCCCTTGCCCAAGCAGAACGGCTCGCCCTGGCGTCTGGCCACGCCCTGGAAATACGGCTACAAGGGGCCGAAGGCCTTTATCAAGATCGAGTTCGTCGATCGCCAGCCCAAAACGTTCTGGAACGACCTCCAGCCTATGGAATACAGCTTCCTTTCGAACGTAAACCCGAACGTCCCGCACCCACGCTGGAGCCAGGCGACCGAGCGCATGATCGGCCAGAACAACCGTCGCGTGCCGACGCAGCTGTTCAACGGATACGCCGAATGGGTCGGGGATCTGTATCCCGAGGAGCCCAGGGAGTAA
- a CDS encoding dockerin type I domain-containing protein, which translates to MYSPGRSLAALIALPVFLAALATPVDNATAQTQQIVQTLIAPVVMPIEVHGASGHIETVSVTVDDASSVNRLWIKAHNLSYDDKGSVKVNDGAWIDLRNANVDMAEPEIHFDGIGGSYSTIRFSVTLPSGLVKAGSNTIQFRFNGTDGVSSGWRVLAFNFLRSSGAEVLSASAFVEDDPSTWQPILTSGADLAAGADLWKNAALTEPISGSIKARCADCHAEDGRDLKYFNYSNQSIVARAEFHGLTQKQGEQIASWIRSLPFPSPGRPWNPPYQPGPGTDAKPVEEWSAGAGLEWVMEDDRETIPYLFPNGITNARLSSKTTLNLREIPISVQLPDWNHWLPIVHPKDYWSTFTSHDAWKEYDTGLDELMAGGVESAVASKKVIGFFESWDNSVSDFRRNEPWPAGATPAKQVRAHLSLHLWQIVKVWEIMQKYHLEDRAPDLYPAGEKYTWFSRARNIFNVAPHISREAQDPNTFTYGTEKQDKIFSHLWYHAQMIINAGNRDPLEHSPVDWKYQFGHISDFSNFTNVTSGTRMVATYAKLLQMTDNEDGIGGEGWYMRHVHPYWFVDGLAAEQGINITWSTFTTEEIRQISEKLLRSFTVKNLEFPISAWGRGEENDQLEPATYKPEGWNGNGSMLKDRFNYADNFYRIVPFMYEMGVAPSLIDSLAQWGKSAWPLGDWDSLYEYDPNDDHQGTPVVSIVLDVNNPIAREPGGAGNKAKVFIKRTGDLATRISVGFQLSGTAINGTDYAQLGTSVILEAGVSQIAVVVDPVNDLLNEGDETVTITLSAGTGYDLDTVANKLTLSLKDDDNAVAYSKGDVTGDGSISALDAALVLQHVASVSSLTGPGLGAADVSGDSNVSAYDASLILQYVTGLLPCFPASDGCSISKR; encoded by the coding sequence ATGTACAGCCCCGGCCGATCTCTCGCTGCGCTCATTGCCCTGCCGGTATTCCTGGCGGCGCTCGCCACGCCTGTCGACAACGCTACCGCTCAAACCCAACAGATCGTACAGACCCTCATCGCTCCGGTCGTGATGCCTATCGAAGTGCACGGCGCCTCGGGGCACATCGAAACCGTCAGCGTAACCGTGGACGATGCCTCCAGCGTCAACAGGCTCTGGATCAAGGCCCACAACCTGTCTTACGACGATAAGGGCAGCGTAAAAGTCAACGACGGCGCGTGGATCGACCTCCGCAACGCCAATGTCGATATGGCCGAGCCCGAAATTCATTTCGATGGCATCGGCGGCAGTTACAGCACGATCCGGTTCTCGGTCACGCTGCCCTCGGGCCTGGTCAAGGCCGGCTCGAACACGATCCAGTTCCGGTTCAACGGCACCGACGGCGTTTCGTCGGGCTGGCGCGTGCTCGCGTTCAACTTCCTGCGCAGCAGCGGGGCCGAAGTGCTCTCGGCCAGCGCCTTCGTCGAGGACGATCCCTCGACCTGGCAGCCCATCCTCACCAGCGGCGCGGACCTGGCCGCCGGCGCCGATCTCTGGAAAAATGCCGCCCTGACCGAGCCGATCTCGGGGTCGATCAAGGCGCGCTGCGCCGATTGCCATGCCGAAGACGGACGCGACCTGAAGTATTTCAACTATTCCAACCAGTCGATTGTCGCGCGCGCCGAGTTTCATGGGCTGACGCAGAAGCAGGGCGAGCAGATCGCCAGCTGGATCCGGTCCCTGCCGTTTCCCTCGCCCGGGCGCCCGTGGAATCCTCCTTACCAGCCGGGTCCCGGCACCGACGCGAAGCCCGTGGAGGAGTGGTCCGCCGGCGCCGGCCTGGAATGGGTGATGGAAGACGACCGCGAAACGATCCCCTACCTTTTCCCGAACGGCATCACGAACGCGCGCCTGTCGTCGAAGACGACGCTCAATCTCCGCGAAATCCCGATTTCGGTCCAGCTGCCCGACTGGAATCACTGGCTTCCCATCGTCCATCCGAAGGACTACTGGAGCACCTTCACGTCGCACGACGCCTGGAAGGAGTACGATACGGGCCTCGATGAATTGATGGCCGGCGGGGTGGAAAGTGCGGTGGCCTCGAAGAAGGTCATCGGCTTCTTCGAATCGTGGGACAACTCCGTTTCCGATTTTCGGCGGAACGAGCCGTGGCCGGCCGGCGCGACGCCCGCCAAACAGGTGCGCGCCCACCTGTCGCTGCACCTCTGGCAGATCGTGAAGGTCTGGGAGATCATGCAGAAGTATCACCTGGAAGACCGCGCGCCCGACCTGTATCCGGCCGGCGAGAAGTACACGTGGTTCTCCCGCGCCCGCAACATTTTTAACGTGGCGCCCCACATCAGCCGGGAGGCGCAGGACCCCAACACGTTCACCTACGGCACCGAGAAGCAGGACAAGATCTTCTCCCATCTGTGGTATCACGCCCAGATGATCATCAACGCCGGCAACCGCGACCCGCTCGAGCACAGCCCGGTAGACTGGAAGTATCAGTTCGGCCACATCAGCGACTTCTCGAATTTTACCAACGTCACCTCCGGCACCCGCATGGTGGCCACCTATGCCAAGCTGCTCCAGATGACCGACAACGAGGACGGCATCGGCGGCGAAGGGTGGTACATGCGCCACGTGCACCCGTACTGGTTCGTCGACGGCCTCGCGGCGGAGCAGGGCATCAACATCACCTGGAGTACGTTCACGACGGAGGAGATCCGGCAGATCTCCGAGAAGCTCCTCCGCTCCTTCACGGTGAAGAACCTCGAATTCCCGATCAGCGCCTGGGGGCGCGGCGAAGAGAATGACCAGCTGGAGCCGGCGACGTACAAACCGGAAGGCTGGAACGGCAACGGCAGCATGCTGAAGGATCGCTTCAACTATGCCGACAACTTCTACCGCATCGTGCCCTTCATGTACGAGATGGGCGTGGCGCCGTCGCTGATCGACTCGCTGGCCCAGTGGGGCAAGTCGGCATGGCCGCTGGGCGATTGGGACTCGCTGTACGAATACGACCCGAACGACGACCATCAGGGCACGCCGGTGGTGTCGATCGTCCTGGATGTCAATAACCCCATCGCCCGCGAGCCGGGCGGCGCCGGCAACAAGGCGAAAGTGTTTATCAAACGCACCGGAGATCTCGCTACCCGGATTTCGGTCGGATTCCAGCTTTCGGGGACGGCCATCAACGGGACCGACTATGCCCAGCTGGGCACGTCGGTGATCCTGGAGGCCGGCGTGTCGCAGATAGCCGTCGTCGTCGATCCCGTCAACGACCTGCTCAACGAAGGCGATGAGACCGTGACCATCACGCTCTCGGCCGGCACGGGGTATGACCTGGACACCGTGGCGAACAAGTTGACCCTCTCGTTGAAAGACGACGACAATGCGGTCGCCTACTCTAAGGGCGACGTAACGGGGGACGGATCCATCTCCGCACTCGATGCGGCGCTCGTTTTGCAGCACGTGGCCTCGGTCAGTTCGCTCACGGGCCCGGGACTGGGCGCGGCGGACGTCTCGGGCGATTCGAACGTCTCGGCCTACGATGCATCGCTCATCCTGCAATATGTGACCGGCCTCTTGCCGTGCTTCCCGGCCAGTGACGGGTGTTCGATTTCCAAGCGATGA
- a CDS encoding PIN domain-containing protein has protein sequence MTTANLFPDTALLLAYQALDTLDWEQLYGVDRATVVIAPSVLRELSRLKNQVGTHPDAERAAALFEQFVRLLSQGAGNAAVVFKTVQDPRIDFVAERLDPANPRDQLVATIIDYQQNHALEYVVLLSDDPETIIKAERAGIDISRLPAYLHLSARNTDLAAPSTPSGDGIATRTANHGQPEAINRILPLDRLATAAPLYPSLPEPRLPSLPPLPVARQAEPAPDAFRPQTDVETPTFEGHETDSLPVSSTGSLPEAIVQVRLPSAPEFLNPRPAPEPPAPPAPEPPARPAPEPIETPPPARPAYVEMFSHEEQASEPGHEDEGPSSFTNVDDVPHRQSPRSPSLTRSAPELRLAFNDGTYRATALIRSPLYPSIEEITHELTRVRKEYPKLAYMKEADAAQRANGQGVMPLFERMNERIKRYNAALDAYYAGIEKYLHDASEHGNMQRRTATLELSMINDAPLILKSLYITLRFPAHVRIFADDNVPDRPVPPSPPARPNLDALFDTIRLPSVPVPSELRQSTNIVLRSRSLSPLEIRWNKGWDVIYSLRELERNHAVSFNPLYLVFNSFDEATSIRMPYRITVASSSQEERGQLELLVRKVIQ, from the coding sequence ATGACCACGGCCAACCTGTTTCCCGACACGGCCTTACTGCTCGCCTATCAAGCGCTCGACACGCTCGATTGGGAACAGTTGTATGGCGTGGACCGGGCCACCGTGGTGATCGCACCGAGCGTGCTGCGGGAGCTGAGCCGGCTGAAAAACCAGGTCGGCACCCACCCCGACGCCGAACGCGCCGCTGCATTGTTCGAGCAGTTCGTTCGCTTGCTCAGCCAGGGTGCGGGCAACGCGGCCGTCGTTTTCAAGACAGTGCAGGATCCGCGCATCGACTTCGTGGCGGAACGGCTCGACCCGGCCAACCCGCGCGACCAGCTCGTCGCGACCATTATCGACTACCAGCAGAACCACGCGCTTGAATATGTCGTGCTCCTGTCGGACGACCCGGAGACGATCATCAAGGCCGAGCGCGCCGGCATCGACATTTCGCGGTTGCCGGCTTATCTGCACCTCAGCGCCAGAAATACCGATCTCGCCGCACCGTCCACGCCCAGTGGCGACGGCATCGCCACCCGCACGGCCAACCACGGCCAGCCCGAGGCCATCAACCGGATCCTCCCGCTCGACCGCCTGGCGACGGCCGCGCCGCTGTATCCGAGCCTGCCCGAGCCCCGGCTCCCTTCGCTTCCGCCGCTCCCGGTAGCCCGTCAGGCCGAGCCGGCGCCGGACGCCTTCCGGCCGCAAACCGATGTCGAGACACCCACGTTCGAAGGGCACGAGACCGACTCGCTACCGGTGTCGTCGACGGGCTCGCTGCCCGAGGCGATTGTCCAGGTGCGGCTCCCTTCCGCGCCGGAGTTTCTGAATCCCCGGCCGGCGCCCGAACCGCCGGCGCCCCCTGCGCCCGAACCGCCCGCCCGCCCTGCGCCGGAACCGATCGAGACGCCGCCGCCGGCGCGTCCCGCCTACGTGGAGATGTTCAGCCACGAAGAACAGGCCTCGGAGCCCGGCCACGAAGATGAGGGGCCTTCGTCGTTCACGAACGTCGACGACGTACCGCATCGCCAGTCGCCGCGCAGCCCGTCGCTGACGCGCTCGGCGCCGGAACTCCGGCTCGCGTTCAACGACGGCACCTACCGGGCCACCGCGCTGATTCGCAGCCCGCTTTATCCGTCGATCGAAGAAATCACGCACGAGCTGACGCGCGTCCGCAAGGAATATCCCAAGCTGGCCTACATGAAAGAGGCCGACGCGGCGCAGCGTGCCAACGGCCAGGGCGTGATGCCGCTCTTCGAGCGCATGAACGAGCGCATCAAGCGATACAACGCCGCGCTCGACGCCTATTATGCCGGCATCGAAAAATACCTGCACGACGCCTCCGAGCATGGCAACATGCAGCGGAGGACGGCGACGCTCGAGTTGAGCATGATCAACGACGCGCCCCTGATCCTCAAGAGCCTGTACATCACACTCCGCTTCCCGGCCCACGTGCGCATCTTCGCGGACGACAATGTGCCGGATCGCCCGGTGCCGCCTTCGCCGCCGGCGAGACCGAATCTGGACGCCCTGTTCGACACCATCCGACTCCCCTCCGTCCCGGTGCCTTCCGAGTTGAGACAGTCGACCAACATCGTCCTGCGGAGCCGCAGCCTCTCGCCGCTCGAGATCCGCTGGAACAAGGGGTGGGACGTCATTTACTCCCTGCGCGAACTCGAACGCAACCATGCGGTCTCGTTTAATCCGCTGTATCTCGTATTCAACTCGTTTGACGAGGCGACCTCGATCCGGATGCCGTACCGAATCACGGTCGCGAGCAGCTCGCAGGAAGAGCGAGGCCAGCTGGAACTGCTGGTTCGCAAGGTGATCCAGTAA
- a CDS encoding HNH endonuclease: MLVLNQDYRALTICSVQRAVVLVHLQKAELVESMPDHFLRSATLHFPWPSIVRLKYFVRVPYKRIMLSRKNVLRRDGYRCQYCGNRESLTVDHVLPKSRGGKDTWENLVAACTPCNNRKGNRTPEEARLELRRQPFRPSQVMFIRDFIGNVDDTWKPYLFLA; encoded by the coding sequence GTGCTTGTCTTGAACCAGGATTACCGGGCGCTCACGATTTGCAGCGTGCAGCGCGCCGTTGTGCTTGTCCATCTCCAGAAGGCCGAGCTGGTGGAAAGTATGCCCGATCACTTCCTCCGATCGGCAACGCTGCACTTTCCATGGCCCAGCATCGTGCGCCTCAAGTATTTCGTTCGGGTGCCGTACAAACGCATCATGCTCTCGCGCAAAAACGTGCTCCGCCGGGATGGGTACCGGTGCCAGTATTGCGGCAACCGCGAGAGCCTGACCGTCGATCACGTCCTCCCCAAGTCGCGCGGAGGCAAGGATACATGGGAAAACCTTGTCGCCGCCTGCACGCCCTGCAACAACCGAAAAGGAAACCGCACGCCCGAAGAGGCCCGGCTGGAGCTGCGCCGGCAGCCGTTCCGGCCGAGTCAGGTGATGTTCATCCGTGATTTTATCGGGAATGTCGACGATACCTGGAAGCCCTATCTCTTTCTGGCGTAA
- a CDS encoding energy transducer TonB, whose protein sequence is MQSNRFSRLILAFSFVGLAAAGLAACDVPSANEPEQTTQLALEAPTFVVVEQMPQLVGGIQSLAANLTYPEAAKTAGIEGKVFVQFVVDEHGRVENPVVVRGIGGGCDEAAVAAVRAAQFEPGRQKGEAVRVKMSIPIAFKLNGDA, encoded by the coding sequence ATGCAATCCAACCGTTTTTCCCGACTGATCCTCGCGTTTTCCTTCGTCGGGCTCGCCGCAGCCGGCCTGGCTGCCTGCGACGTCCCGTCCGCCAACGAGCCCGAACAAACCACCCAGCTCGCGCTGGAAGCCCCCACCTTCGTTGTGGTTGAACAGATGCCGCAGCTCGTGGGCGGCATCCAGAGCCTCGCCGCGAACCTGACCTATCCGGAAGCGGCTAAAACCGCCGGCATCGAAGGCAAGGTCTTCGTTCAATTTGTGGTGGACGAACACGGGCGCGTGGAGAACCCCGTCGTGGTGCGCGGCATCGGGGGCGGGTGCGACGAAGCGGCGGTGGCGGCGGTACGCGCGGCGCAATTCGAGCCGGGCCGCCAGAAAGGTGAGGCCGTTCGCGTCAAGATGTCGATCCCGATCGCCTTCAAGCTGAATGGGGACGCGTGA